The nucleotide sequence CAGCCTCTAAAAACTGACCGAGTTCATAACGGGTATCGTTACCTCTCAGGATTGGTTTCGCTATGCACAATTCAAACAAATGCGGCGCGAATATCTTCGGAAATTGTGACGCAGTCCCTAAAAGTCGTTTCCAGAAGAACGCTACTATCACTTCATCACGAAAAATGTTAAGCAGCGAATCAAGATGCGGAAGTGATTTTTCGGATTCCGTCAATTCTGAAATAAACTTAAATAGCGCATCTGCCATTTCAATAGGTTCATCAGAGGAATTTCGCGCATCCCATATATAACTGCCATCTTCGATAAAATAAACGGGTTTTCCACGAAAATTGAAGGGCTCTATTATATCCTCAAGTTTCACACCTTCTTTAAGGTATCGGGCAACATATTCTCCAACAATAAAAACATTTAAACTTCGGATTACCGATTGTGCTGCCGGGAATGGAGTCGCTTGAAGAAAACCAGGAAAATGTTTTATCAACCGATATCGGCACATGCTGTAATCCTGTCTGCGAGTACTTGTCATAGCTAAAACGCCGCTACTCAGACTTGTTTTTGCCTCGCTGGATTCATTGTGATGGAATACGGTGTGATAAATTGATTTGACAAATTCAGGATCACGCTTCCAAATTTTGTCAACATGTTCAGTCAACCATGACAAGAAGGTTATCGGGAAATGATCCTCCTGCGGTAGTTTAAGAATCTTTTCAAGAAGCATTCGAGATTCTTCAGGCTTCGTGTGATATGTTTGAGAAACAAGCGGGACTGCCCAACATCCACCAAACCGGTCATACCAAGTACTTTTGCCTGCTGTTCTTTTTTCCCATACCCATTCAAGTAAATGTCGTCCAATTCGTCCACAAGCATCTACAATCTCTGAATTTTCGGATTCACCTACTCGTTCAAGAATAGCCGAGGTGAGGTTTGCCAAATCCCAGGCAAAGTCCTCATGCAAGTGCTGCGAAACCTGATCGAAAAAATTGATCCAGAGAGTATCACATTTAATTTTTTGTAGAGTTTGCAGTGCCTGCAGGAGCCGTGTTACTGCTTCGTTTGCGATTTCTCTCTTTTCAGCGTTCCTTAATCCCTCCAAAAGTGGTTTTAATTCGTCAATTTTGTGTGCTTCATTTGCAATAACACTTGTCGGAATCAAACGCGCAACAAGCTGTAAATGGACAGACCGATTACTTGGGAAAATATGCCAAAAAGCCCTCCAAAAACTTTTAGGGTCATGGTACCAAAGGCGTGTGAAAAAGTAAGTGAGACTCGGGCGTAGAAAGAGCGGACGGGACGTATCCTCAAGAATAAAATTTTCAAGGTGTTGAGGTTCATCATCAATAAGCAGAACGCTAATTGCATAGTCAAAGAGAATATTGTGAGAAAAAGCAATCCGTTGTCTAGACGAAGATATCTTTGACAGGATTTCATCACTCTGGAGTTTATCCCAAGCGTTTTTTTGCACTAGTTTATCAAGGTCTACATCGTCATAAACGTCATCTACTCTAACACTCAATGAACGTTCGTGAACCATCTTGCCTGCGATTTGCCGCAGAAGGTGCTCACTGTTTTCGTTCTCAATTCGTCGTTGCCAAAATAGGTCGAGTAATTGGACTTCAGAACGGATCTGACTGAAATCAGGAACATTCTTTGATGTCTGCATAATCTTTTCCAGCAACCAAAGATTAAAGAGATTTGAGAGAATGTTTTTAAAGTCCTGAGAACCATCATTATAGATAGATTTCGGACATCCAATCTGGTCGAACGCTTGTAGAATCTCGTCTTTGTTGAAAGATGGAATTGTGAAATGGCGGCATAAGATGTTTTCACTGTGATAGTGGTTGTCATCAGGATTGCCAAACAGATCTAAGAGTTCTTGTGATTTCTTCGCGTCATAGGTACGGACTGTGACAATGACATTCCAAGATTCCTTGAGCTCACGAACTGCACTTTGAATCAGGCGTAGAAAATTTTTGCGTGTCCCTTCATCTCGAGCGGCATCAAATGCATCAAACAATAAAATTGCTTTCTGATCCGAAATAGGGACGGATTTTAACCTCTCAATCAAATCGCCTTCATAAGACAGCTCACTTTGTAAAGTTTCATCAGTGCCATCCGCGAGTTGGTCAATAGGCAAGAAAAGCACAGGTATTTCGACAGATTCTAAACTGCGAAGGAGTTCTTTTAGTAAGTATGTTTTCCCGATGCCTGGGCTCCCGATAATGATTCCGTTTCCTCGCAAAGCAAAATCTTGCAAGTTATTCAGTAATTTCTTCCGCTTAATCTTCATCGCCAATTCTCCTTACCATACGCTGGCTTATTTGTTTTAGCCAATCCAATATATCTCTTGACCTACGAGTAGGTTCCGGTTCTTTGTCTTCGGAGCGACTTTCACCACGAGACAGGTCTTCGGACATGAGCATTGATTGTCCCTCACCGCCACACGCTACATAAATCTCACTGATAATATCGATCAAACCTTGATGTAAGTTGTCAGAATCTTTGTAGAATACCGTATCAACGCCATACTCTCTTCTAAGTCCGTCAGCTCTGGTTTTTGAATTTTCAGCATTTGTAGAAGAAATACTCATGATCGCGAAGTGAATCGATTTGTCCCATCTCCACAAGTCGGCACTGACAGTTTCTAACATCTCGTTAAAATAGGGATCATTCATACTGAAACCGATAAACACTACACGGCGAGTAGCCAACACAGCCCATAATAATTTCCTGTACAACGTCCATTCAAAATCTTTCTGAACATGATCTGGAACATGATTTGCAGCAATCCTTAAACCATAAGCTCTATGGTAGTCTTCAATACTCAGAATTATACTGCCGGGTATGTTAAATCTCCCGTGTAAGTGTGCAATCCGCCGAGTCATTCTTGTATCATTATTCATTGCCATCAGAAATTCATTTACTTGTCCAGCAGAATTCTCGTCAATAACTAACCAATTATCATAAGCAAAGCGCGGTTCAATATTACCTAACGC is from Candidatus Poribacteria bacterium and encodes:
- a CDS encoding NACHT domain-containing protein translates to MKIKRKKLLNNLQDFALRGNGIIIGSPGIGKTYLLKELLRSLESVEIPVLFLPIDQLADGTDETLQSELSYEGDLIERLKSVPISDQKAILLFDAFDAARDEGTRKNFLRLIQSAVRELKESWNVIVTVRTYDAKKSQELLDLFGNPDDNHYHSENILCRHFTIPSFNKDEILQAFDQIGCPKSIYNDGSQDFKNILSNLFNLWLLEKIMQTSKNVPDFSQIRSEVQLLDLFWQRRIENENSEHLLRQIAGKMVHERSLSVRVDDVYDDVDLDKLVQKNAWDKLQSDEILSKISSSRQRIAFSHNILFDYAISVLLIDDEPQHLENFILEDTSRPLFLRPSLTYFFTRLWYHDPKSFWRAFWHIFPSNRSVHLQLVARLIPTSVIANEAHKIDELKPLLEGLRNAEKREIANEAVTRLLQALQTLQKIKCDTLWINFFDQVSQHLHEDFAWDLANLTSAILERVGESENSEIVDACGRIGRHLLEWVWEKRTAGKSTWYDRFGGCWAVPLVSQTYHTKPEESRMLLEKILKLPQEDHFPITFLSWLTEHVDKIWKRDPEFVKSIYHTVFHHNESSEAKTSLSSGVLAMTSTRRQDYSMCRYRLIKHFPGFLQATPFPAAQSVIRSLNVFIVGEYVARYLKEGVKLEDIIEPFNFRGKPVYFIEDGSYIWDARNSSDEPIEMADALFKFISELTESEKSLPHLDSLLNIFRDEVIVAFFWKRLLGTASQFPKIFAPHLFELCIAKPILRGNDTRYELGQFLEAAASEFSSDQLRRIEESILALPIEATDEDLHNALVYRRNRLLERIPENLLVTDEARQIRKKMVRENDIQENRPLVSFSTSWGPVTEEKWLQTQGVDTTIPENQDLQRLSEPLNKFSSDWLNDAPTQEAVRLILPKLQEVYTKLKSDTEADQEVINLLWRNLTDCVAILGRIANNLESDFFTFCRQVLLEGAEHEEPKPNPEYDDQFDGPGYSPFPRHEAARGLLRFVFYQPDPEILDAIERLASDPVPSVRMVTAMELFRVYNKAPEIFWHIMDNRSVDEQNRVVQKYLYNTLTQVVAREKENEDKTTRVMAKLLEHTPPPIEGLEPSDSFIVLLMWLIIDRQNSWASKTIEDTYFKDPIWFANPLSRAVSEVVRDYVLPKHLERDEGRRRAKRAIGWLGQVIDLVSDKIKGLYRIVKEDDTEENVKKLHDTYNVINEVITRLYFAVAYKREQSEEPVEEISDDLRRNYYNEVKPLMQQVIAFAQDPASGIMFAPTAYYFMQLLRSFLDCNPKEVLHLAAGVVKSSEQFGYTLDTLAVMEVVEFVELVLADYRHEVRDGEALEDLLNLLDLFAKIGWTDALKLVWRLDEVFR